The window AGGAATGCGAGGCGCGCGCGCTCCCCGCCTCCATCGAGGTCTATCCGCCCCGCTGCCGCGGAATCATCCGCCGGTTCGCGGTCGCTCATGCAGGCACGGCTCCGCGGGTTTCCGCCAGGAGGCGCCCGCCGACGCGCTTCTGCTCCGCCAGAAAGACGCCCGAGCGCCCCCGCACCTCCACCAGCCCCTCGGCTTCCAGAAAGGCGTACGCCCGCGCCACCGCCCGCAGGACCATCCCCGGCTCGTCCGAAATCTCGCGGTAGCTCGGCAGCCGGTCGACGGCGGCCAGGCGCCCGGTGTGGATCCCCGCGAGCAGGCGCCCGCGAAGCAGATCTGCCAGGCGCGCCTCGGCCGGGTGGTCGAGTGTACGGCTCATGCTGATTTGTGGTGGCGATGTAGAAACCGGCTCTCGCACGCATCCGCGTACAGGCTGACACGACGACAGTTTTTCACATTGCCTGCCATGCCTGTTGCAGCTTGGGCAGACCTTGCGACGGTTGGCTCTTCACCTCCAATTCTGTCGCACTTTTTGTGTCAGTACCGGTACGGCTCTTGCTCGACCCGCGATCCGCTGTCCATATGGCGAAGTGGCAGTTCATCGAGCGGCCGGCGAGCAGGCGGGTGGAGTTGAAGATTGGGCCGTGCCTCCCGCTGAGCAGAGGCCACCCTGCACCCGCACTACCACAGCGATGGGCCCTCATGGTGGACCATAGGGAGGCGGAGCAGGCAGATGCCGAATGGGCCGAAGCCTCCATTGGGCGGACCCCGGCACGCACTCCCATTGGCGCAGCCCAGCCGACGCGGCAAGCGGCGCGCGGCACCCTCCGCGCGCCGCTTGCCGTCGTAGCGGAAACTAACATGGATCTGCGCTTGGTGGAACGCGTTCAGGGCCGTGACGAAGCGGCCCTCGGCGAGCTGTACGATCGCTGGTCGGACCGGGTGTACGCGGTCGCCCTTCACCTGGTGGGCGACCGCCACCACGCCGAAGAGGTAGTGGAAAAGGCGTTCTCGCAGGTCTGGACCCAGGCGGACCGCTATCACACCGGGTGGGGCTCGGTAGAGGCGTGGATCATCCTGATTGCCCGCAGCCACGCGCGGGCCGGCCTCGCCCGTCGAGCAGAGGCAGTCCCCGCGCCCCACGTCCTACAGCGATGGCAGTCATGACGGACAGCCGCCGTGCGAGTTCGTGGATGCACACGAGAACGGTGCTCGTCGTAGATGACCACGCGCCGACCCGTGAGGGATACGCGGAGTTCCTTCGGACCTGTGGTTATCTGGTGGTGGAAGCGCGGCACGGAGGTGAGGCGATTCTGTGTGTGCAGGGGAATCAACCCGACGTGGTGCTCATCGACATCGTGATGCCGGTGCTCGATGGGATTGAAACCGCCCAGTGGCTGCGGTGGCACCCGCCTTCGGCGCAGACGCCCATCCTCGCGGTTACGGCGTGCCAGTCGCCCACGCAGCAGGAACGGATGCGCGCCGTCTGCGACGATCTGCTGATGAAGCCGTGTGCCCTGGACGTGATCGCCGGGCGGATCCGATCG of the Longimicrobium sp. genome contains:
- a CDS encoding GntR family transcriptional regulator, whose product is MSRTLDHPAEARLADLLRGRLLAGIHTGRLAAVDRLPSYREISDEPGMVLRAVARAYAFLEAEGLVEVRGRSGVFLAEQKRVGGRLLAETRGAVPA
- a CDS encoding RNA polymerase sigma factor, whose product is MDLRLVERVQGRDEAALGELYDRWSDRVYAVALHLVGDRHHAEEVVEKAFSQVWTQADRYHTGWGSVEAWIILIARSHARAGLARRAEAVPAPHVLQRWQS
- a CDS encoding response regulator, with amino-acid sequence MHTRTVLVVDDHAPTREGYAEFLRTCGYLVVEARHGGEAILCVQGNQPDVVLIDIVMPVLDGIETAQWLRWHPPSAQTPILAVTACQSPTQQERMRAVCDDLLMKPCALDVIAGRIRSLVDPATKPRDARG